The window AGCCGTTAGCTCCGCTTACAGCCGGACGTGAGAATGAGGCAATTCATTCCGTCTCATCGATTTACTCCCTTTGGTAAAACTTTGCTTGAGACTTGGGGAGGGGTAAGCGTCGATTTTCAGCCAGTCGCAGCCCGGTTGTGACCGAAAGGTTTCGAGGACGCGGCGGTGCGGGCCGCCCTGTGGGGTGGGCGGCCCGCACCAGTGGGGGGCGGAACGTCAGTTGGCCTTGTCCAGCTCCTTCAGGGCCTTCGCGAGACCGTTGGCCCACAGCTGGTTGACGCGGGCGCGCTCGTTGGCGTCGGGGTAGCGGTTGGTGCAGGACGTGCCGGGGCCGCCGCCCGACATCAGCTCGCTGCACGGGCCGCTGTAGTGGTCCGGCAGGCCCAGCACGTGGCCAGTCTCGTGGGCGGTGACCCGGATCGAGTCGTACTGCCGGTTCTGCGCGTAGTCGAGGAAGACGTAGCCCTTGCCGTGGCCGTTCGTGGAGGCGTAGGAGCCCCGCGAGTCGTTGCCCTCGTAGTACGCGAAGTCGGCGCTGCCCGACGTCGCCTGAAGCTTGACGTTGGACACCGAGCTGTTCCATATGGAGGCCGCGTTGGATATCTGCGAGGCGAAGCTCGGCGCCTGGGAGGCGTTGTAGTAGACAGTCACCGACTGGAGGGTCGGGTGGGCGGCCTGCTTCTCGGCGACGGACTTCAGCACCGCTTCGAAGAACGCCTTGTTGTTGGCCGCGCTCTCCGCGGAGCCGGCGTACTGGGCGTACGCGGCGGAGGCGGACGGCGCGGAGCGGGCGGTCTCGGCGCTCGCCGGGGTCGCGGTGCCCAGGGCGGCGGAGGCCAGGCCGAGGCCGAGCGCGAGGGCCAGCAGCCGCCGGGGGGTCTTCGCGGACGTGGAGGACGTACGGGACGCCTTCATGTGGGGGGCTCCTACTCGTTCGTGTGGGGTGGTGAACGACCGGTCACGCAGGAGTTTCGGGCACACCAACGGGCCGGCGGATGATGGCAACCGGGGATAGCGCGGGGCTATCGGGGCCGACTCGTACGATTCCGCTGGTTCCGTTGGCATTTGAACGTCTGGTGCGGCGTCACACGCGCCCCTACGCTCCCTCCCATGGAGCTCGAGGTGAGGCACCTGCGTGTGCTGTGCGCCATCGCCGACCACGGCAGCCTGCACCGGGCGGCTCGGCAACTCGGTGTGGCTCAGCCCTCGTTGAGCACCCAACTGCGCCGTATCGAGCACGCGCTCGGCGGTCAGCTCTTCCTGCGCACCCGTGCGGGCTGCCGTCCCACGCCGCTGGGTCACGCGGTACTGAGCCGGGCCAGACCCCTCGTCGCCGAACTCGCCTCCCTCGTCACCGAGGCGCGGGCGGCCGCGGCCCGGGCCGCCGGCGGCGCGCGGCTGCGCATCGGCGCCACGGCGAGCCGGGCCCTGCCGGGCTGGCTACGCCGGCTGCGCACCCGCGCGCCGCGGACCGAACCCACCCTCCAGATGGACGCGTCGGCGAACTGCCTGCTGCGCCTGGTCGCCGCCGGGCGGCTGGACATGGCCTTCGTGCACGAGGTGGAGGGCAGCCCACTGCGGATCCCGGCCGGGCTCTGTGTGCGCGTACTGGTCGAACGTGAACCGCAGTTCGTCTCCCTCGCCGCCGACCATCCGGCAGCCGCGCTGCCCGAGGTGCGGCTCTCCGACCTCGCGGGCGACCGCTGGATGGTGGACTCCACGGTCGACGGCGAATGGGACGCCCTGTGCCGCGTGCTGCGCGAGGCGGGGCTCGACTCCGACATGCTGCACGGCGACTACCTCACCGCGTACTCCCTGGCGGCCACCGGCGAGGTGGTGACGGTCAGTCAGCCCACCGCACGCCCCCGCGCCGAACTCGCCATCCGCCCCTTGCAGGGCGATCCCATCGGAGTGCGACTCCTGCTCGCGGCCCGCACCGAATCCGAACTCGATCTGGCCTACGCCGAGTTGGAGGAGTCCTACTGGGAGGCGGCCCACCAGTCCCCGGCCTACCAGACCTGGCTGAACCGCGCCGGCACCCACCCGCGCACCACGCCCCGCCCCGCCCGCGTAGCCCAGACGCCCCATACGGACACCCACACGGACACTCCCCGGCGCAGACGCCCGATACCGGTCGGCCCGTAGGCGAGGTCAGCCACGGCAGCCGGACGGCGCACCACCCGCCGGGCCGGTGGTGCGCCGTGCAGGGGGTCGGCTCAGCTCACCTCGACGAGGAGGTCGCCGCCCTCCACCTGCTGGATGTGGTTGATGGCCAGCCTGGTCACTCGGCCGGACCTGGGGGCGGTGATGGCGGCCTCCATCTTCATGGCCTCGATGGTGGCCACGGTCGCGCCGGCCGCCACCTCGTCGCCCTCGTCGACCGCGAGGGTCACCACGCCGGCGAACGGTGCGGCCACATGGCCGGGGTTGGCCCGGTCGGCCTTCTCCGTCACGGGGACGTCGGAGGCCGCCGTGGCGTCGCGCACCTGGATCGGGCGGAGCTGGCCGTTCAGCGTGGACATCACGGTGCGCATACCGCGTTCGTCCGCCTCGCCGATGGCCTGGAGTTCGATGAGGAGCCGCACGCCGGGCTCCAGGTCGACGGCGTACTCGTCGGCGGGGCGCAGCCCGTAGAAGAAGTCCTTGCTGTCCAGCACGCTGGTGTCGCCGTAGGCCTGGCGGTGGGCCTCGAACTCCCGGGTCGGGCCGGGGAACAGCAGCCGGTTGAGGGTGGAGCGGCGGGACTTCTCCAGGCCGGAGCGGTCCTCGGCGGTGAGCTCGGTGACGGGCTTGGCCTGCGCGCGGCCGTTGAGCGCCTTGGTGCGGAACGGCTCCGGCCAGCCGCCGGGCGGCGTGCCCAGCTCACCGCGCAGGAAGCCGATCACGGAGTCGGGGATGTCGAACCGGTCCGGCGCCTCCTCGAAGTCCTCCGGCGCCACACCGGCGCCGACCAGGTGCAGGGCGAGGTCGCCGACCACCTTGGACGAGGGCGTGACCTTGACCAGGCGGCCCAGGATGCGGTCGGCGGCGGCGTACATCGCCTCGATGTCCTCGAAGCGGTCGCCGAGGCCCAGCGCGACCGCCTGGGTGCGCAGGTTGGACAGCTGACCGCCGGGGATCTCGTGGAGGTAGACGCGCCCGGTCGGCGAGGCCAGTCCCGCCTCGAACGGGGCGTAGATCTTGCGGACGCTCTCCCAGTACGGCTCCAGGTCGCCGACCGCCTTCAGGTCGAGGCCGGTGGGCCGGTCGGAGTGGTCGGTGGCGGCGACGATCGCCGACAGCGACGGCTGGGAGGTGGTGCCGGCCATGGAGGCGACCGCGCCGTCCACGGCGTCTGCGCCGGCCTGGACGGCGGCGAGATAGGTGGCGAGCTGACCGCCCGCGGTGTCGTGGGTGTGCAGGTGGACCGGCAGGTCGAACTCGCGGCGCAGCGCGGACACGAGCCTCGCGACTGCGGGCGCCCGCAGCAGCCCGGCCATGTCCTTCACGGCCAGGACGTGCGCTCCGGCAGCCACGATCTGCTCGGCCAGGCGCAGGTAGTAGTCCAGGGTGTACAGGCGCTCGGAGGGGTCGGACAGGTCCCCGGTGTAGCACAGGGCGACCTCGGCGACCGCCGTCCCGGTCTCGCGTACGGCGTCGATGGCCGGCCGCATCTGGCCGACGTCGTTGAGGGCGTCGAAGACGCGGAAGATGTCGATGCCGGTGGCGGCGGCCTCCTGGACGAAGGCGTCGGTCACCTCGGTCGGGTACGGCGTGTAGCCCACGGTGTTGCGGCCGCGCAGCAGCATCTGGAGGCAGATGTTGGGCACCGCCTCCCGCAGGGCGGCCAGACGCTCCCAGGGGTCCTCGGC of the Streptomyces sp. NBC_01788 genome contains:
- the snpA gene encoding snapalysin, which translates into the protein MKASRTSSTSAKTPRRLLALALGLGLASAALGTATPASAETARSAPSASAAYAQYAGSAESAANNKAFFEAVLKSVAEKQAAHPTLQSVTVYYNASQAPSFASQISNAASIWNSSVSNVKLQATSGSADFAYYEGNDSRGSYASTNGHGKGYVFLDYAQNRQYDSIRVTAHETGHVLGLPDHYSGPCSELMSGGGPGTSCTNRYPDANERARVNQLWANGLAKALKELDKAN
- a CDS encoding LysR family transcriptional regulator; translated protein: MELEVRHLRVLCAIADHGSLHRAARQLGVAQPSLSTQLRRIEHALGGQLFLRTRAGCRPTPLGHAVLSRARPLVAELASLVTEARAAAARAAGGARLRIGATASRALPGWLRRLRTRAPRTEPTLQMDASANCLLRLVAAGRLDMAFVHEVEGSPLRIPAGLCVRVLVEREPQFVSLAADHPAAALPEVRLSDLAGDRWMVDSTVDGEWDALCRVLREAGLDSDMLHGDYLTAYSLAATGEVVTVSQPTARPRAELAIRPLQGDPIGVRLLLAARTESELDLAYAELEESYWEAAHQSPAYQTWLNRAGTHPRTTPRPARVAQTPHTDTHTDTPRRRRPIPVGP